GCAACCTGGCCATGGCTGGGGTACCCCTTCGGACCATCGGGGAGATCCTGGGACATCGCGACATGCGGATGACCACCCGGTACGCGCACCTGAGTCCGCAGCACCTCCGGGAGGCCATGCACACCCTTGACGCACCGCCAGCACCTAGAGCCGAACCAGAGCAGCAGGGCGACGAGGCAGCACCAGGACGCAAGGGAGCCCGATCAACGGGCACTATCTGGGCACCGAGCACCTCGGCCAGAAAGAACGAAACGCGGGGCGATCCTCAACCCCGCGTTTCATTATGGCTTTCATGGCGGGCTCGACGGGAATTGAACCCGCGGGGGGCGCACGACAGATTTGTGAGATGAGCTCATCGGGCGCCGGCCGGCGCCGCTGCCCGGCGCTCCCAGAAGTCCTCGAAGCGGCCGCTGAGCTTGCAGCAGCGCAGGGCGATGATCGCGTCGGCCCCGGCCACCGTCCAGTGCATGCCGGCCCGTTTGAGGCGCGTGCCGATGGCGACCTTACAGCCAGCCTCGACGACGCCGGAGGAGGTGCACAGGCCCTGGGCGCGGAAGTCCGGGTAGCGCATGCGGTGACGGTTGCGCGTGAGGTAATCCAGGCCCTTGCGCGCCTCGTCGTTGGCCTGGGCGTGGAGGCCCAAGGCGGCCAGGACGGCGTCGATCTGGCCCTCGTCCAGTTCATCGTGCCGCTGCGTGGCCCACTGCGCGCCGAGGGCGCTCTTCGCCCCGTAGATGTCCTTGGCCACGTCCGAGAGGTAGTGCTTGACGTGGAAGAGGTCGACGATCTGGAGCGCCCCGGGGAACTGCTCGTCGGCCAGGTTCCAGATCCAGAGGGCCCCGTCGCCCAGGACGGCCCGGCGCGCGGCGGCGTCGAAGCCGCGGCGCCTGGCTTCGCGGGCCGTCCGCTGTGCAAATTCCGACACCTCCTCATCGGTGTCGCGGCTGGCCGCGCTCTCGATGGCCGCCGAGTAGGTGACCGAGCCCGCGTCGCGCACGGGGGTGCCGTCGTCGTCGCGGGCCTCGGCGGTCCAGACGGTGACGAGCTTGACCTCACGCGTCTTGGCCGAGCCGTCGGGCTGCTTGCCCTCCCGCCCCTGCAGTTCCGAGGCGCGCATCGGCACGCCCGTGCCGTCCAGGCCCAGGGACATCGTGGGCGCGGGCGGCGGCGAGGGCTCGCCCCCGGTCCGCTCGTCCTGCGCGATCTCGCGGCCGAGCGCTTCGGCGGTGCGCTCGACCTGCTTGGCGTCCACCGGCACGCCCCCCAGCTCGCGCATCAGCTCGCTCGACTCCGCGAAGCTGACCATCGCCGCCGCCAGCCCCACCATGCGGGTGACGGCCGGCGAGAGCGAGGCGTCCTGCAACCCCAGGGCGCGGTCGCGGGGGCAGAAGCCGCTCTCGCAGGCGTCGCAGTAGTAGTACGCGCGCCCCAGCATGAGGTCGCCCAGGGCCGTCGTGAAGGTTTTCGGCCGGCGGCCGGCGTAGCGCGCCGCCGTGCCGCAGTCGCACGGGAAGGTAGGGCCGCGGTGGTCGGACCCGTCCGCGTTCAGGCGCTGCTCGACGGCGCGCGCCGCCACGGTGAGCGCGCGCCGGCGCGCGGCCGTCTCGATGGCCTCAAAGTCCAGCCCGTCGACGGCGCCCGGACCTACGAGCGCTTCGATCTCGGCGACGACTGCCGCGTCGAAGGCTTCTTTGAGCCCCCCTTTTTGGCGGCCTCGGAGGAGGTCGCCCCGGGGGCCGCCAACGCGGCGTCGGCCCACGGCTCGCAGGCCTCCCAATAGGCCTCGACGTGGCGCCGGAACTGCTGGCCGGCGGCGATCTGCTGCCGGACCACGGGGGCCTGGGCCGCGGAGACGAAGCGCGACTGCGTCCGGCCCCGGATGGTCCGGGTCACGCTGTAGTACGGGCCATGGCGGGCCTCGGGGCGATCGGCACAGGCACAGCCGGGCTTGCTGCACTTCACGTAGCGCTCCGAGAGCGAGCCGCGGCGCATCGGGGTGGGGGTTGCGAGCCGGGTGGCCAGCGTCCGCACACGGACCGGGACCTCGGGGGTATCCGCCATGCACCACCTCCTTACGGCCGTCAGGGCCGTAAGATCATGCTACCACACCCTCGTGGCTTCCCCTTCCTCATTCTGGTGTCGTGCACCCACCCGCGACCTCTGGATTGACAGTCAGAAAATCCCGCGCGCCAAGTCCGCGTTTTCTTAGCGCCTGATGGCGCGGACTTTGCCACTTCTCCCCGTGTCTTTGCCCTGCTGGAGCACCGCCGCGGCGGCCAGCTTGGCGCCGGCCCCGCGGAGCATCCCTTCGTCGACGATTGCGTACCGTCGGAACACCGAGGCCGTCAGGTGGCCCGTCAGCGCCATGGCTGTCGTCTCCGGGATGCCCGCGCGGATCAGGTTGCGGACCGCGCTCCGGCGGAAGTCGTGAAAGATGCGCGTCGGCACCTTCCGCGTCGTGGGCGGCTCGCCGTCCCGGGCCTCACCCACCGGCTCGACGCGGAAGAGCCCCGCGGCGATGCAGGCCGTCGCCCAGGCCTTCTTGAAATCGCCCACCGGGCCACCGCCGACGCCCGCGAAGACCCACGGCACGACGCGCGCAGTCTTCGTCTGGATGCTCTCGACGCGAGCGCGCTGCGCCTCCAGCACCGCGCGAAGCTCCGGGGTGAGGGGGAACATGCGGCCCTCGGCGTTCTTGGTTTCTTGCGGTTCGAGCCGGAGCCAGCCGCCCGCGAAGTCGACATGACCCCACTGCCGTGAGCGAAGCTCCGCCTTGCGCCAGCCCGTGAGGTAGGCCGCGCGCGCCAGCCCGGCCAACTCGGGGCGCAGGTGCTGGCAGACGGCCGTGAAGTCGGCGGGCTCAAAGAACCCCTTGCGGACGTTCCGCTCCTCAAGCTTCGCGACGTGGAACGGTGCCGCCAAGCCGTGCTGCGCCTTGGCGAGCGAGGCCATGCGTTGCAGCGCGGCCAATTCTCGATTGATCGTTGCCGGTGCCGCCTGCTCGGCGAGGCGGGCGGCCTTGTACCGCTCGACGTCGGCCGTGGTGAGCCGGCTCATGCGCGTGGTCGCCCCGAAGTGGGCCAGGAGCCGCAGGAGGCGAAATTCAACCGTCGCGGCCGACTTGCGCCTGTTCGCCGTGTAGTCGTTGCGGAGCATCGTCGCCGCGTCCGTGAGGGTCAGCCGGTCCCCCGTGGGGCTCACCGGAATATTGAGCGCCACCTTGCCCTCGCGCTCCCGGAGGAACGCGCGGGCCTTGCGCTCGTCCTCGGTATCGGTCGACTGGCGGACCGTCTTGCCGTGCTGGCGGAAGCGGATCCACCAGACGGCCGACTCGCGGACCTGGCCGTTCCGGTCGCGGTATTTCGGTCGAAAGATCGCGCCCATGTTTCCCCTCCCTCTATCGCGCCGATGCGCGCAGGTCGCGTGTGATCTCTGGCATCAGCGTTTCCAGATACGCGCCGACCGTGAGGCCTCGGGTCATCGCCGCGGCTCGGATCGCGCGCGCGACGGAGACCTTGATCCCGCGGACGTTGAGGGTCGTGCGCGCGTCGTCGGGCTGTGGCTTCGTGCGCTTTGCGGGCGTCGCCATGTCTGTATCCTCCTTGCCATTAGGATACTACGGACACAGAGGGTGTCAAGGACTTCTTCTGTCTCGGGCTGAGACGAAGTTCCTTGGCTCCACCCCGCGCGCCCTGGGCCCGCTCCAGCCCCGCCAACAACTCCCCCGCCCGCCGCTCGGCGCCGATCTTGATGGCCACCAGGGGCTTCACTTCCGCCCGCCCCACATGCCAGATCATGAACACCACCACCGCCACGGAGGCCGTCCCGAAGATGTCCGCCGAGCTCCAGGGGGTCATGGCCTACCAGAGGCGTGCGCACGCCGTCTGGTGAAGCTGTAGGCGGGGTTTCCGGCACAGACAAGGGGTGAACCCTACCCGCGCCCTGGGGCGCCAGGAACGGCCGTGAAGGGATAGAGAAACCAGGGGCCGCCCGGCATGGCCCCTACTCCCCCTCGGGCCGACAGGTCGAGTGCATCCGGTCGCCGGCATGCGTCGCCAGGCGGGGCTTGTCACACTTGAGGCATGGTTTCCACTTCGGCCACCCTTGTCGCGGAATCGTCGGGCGACGGGACGGCGTGGGGCGAGACTTCAGGGGAGAGACAGGGGGCAGCATCTAGGCCTCGCGGGGCGTGAAGCGCGCGAAGGTCTCACGGGGCCGGGGCGAGGGATTGGGCACGCCCCCCCCCGCCAGACGGGGATTCCGCGTGCGAATCGCCGCTGTTCATGCGAGTCCGCGCCGCCTCCAGGATCTTCTCGAACCGGGGGTGGGACAGGGCGGTCAGGTTCTTGGGCTCGGGCCAGAGACGCTCCCCGATGTCGCCCAGGGCCGTGGTGAAGTCCGAGATTCCGTGCTGGGCCATGAGGTACGCCACGCGGGCATTCCACTCGGCCATCGTGTTCTCCTTCTCTCGCTCGTCTCGGGGGGAGGACCCCGTGAGCCGCACCCGCGCCCCCAGCGCCGCCCGGACATGGCGCGCGAACGTCCCGCGCTCGCCGGTCATGCTCGTGACGGGCCGGGATGCCTTCATAAACGACGCGCCGAGGACGCCGTGGCCTTCAGGCCGGTGGAGGATGTCAAGGCTCCTCCGCGGCGCCAGGCGCGCGGCGACAATTGCACGTCGATTTTCGCTTGGAGCGTTCGCGCCCGCGAACCTGCGCCCGCCCGGTCGGCCTCGAAGCCGCAGTTTGCGCAGATCCAAAGTGCCGGCTCGGCGCGGAGGAAGCCGCGGCACTTCGGGCAAGAATTCACAGCGGCCACGTCACCCCGCCTCGAGCGTCGCCACCATGCGCGCACCTTCGACGGAATCGACGGCCGCCCACAACGCCGCAAAGACAGCATCGGCGCTGGCGGTAGGGCGAGCGTCCGCCGCTTGCCTCCAGAGAACGACGAGATACGGCCACCGCGCGTCGGCCGCCTTGAGGTATCGGGTCAGGTCCGGACAGGCGGGGACGCCCGGCGCCGGCGCACAGGTCATGAGCCACGCGCGCAACGCCTCTACCCCGCCGCCGACGCCTTCACGGATCGCCACGAGCAAGATCCCGGCGCGCACGACGCCGACGAGGTCCGCGGCGGGCACGCCATCATCGCGAAGGAATCTCAAGAGGGCGCGCACGGTCGTGGCCAGTTGGTCGCGGTCGGGCACGGGCCTACGTGCCCTGGCGCCGTGCGGGTGCCGACGCCTTCGCGGGCGCCCCGGTCGTGCCCCCGCCATCACTCTCATGTGGATCTCTGAGCTGGGGCGCCGTGAGAAGATCGTCGGGCCACTCCAGCGACGGCACCGCGAGCGGCTGGGCGGTCGTGGCCCGAACCTCCGCCGCCAGGGCGATCAACTCGCTTTCGCCGGGCGCCGGCCCGCGCACGCTTTCGGCGCGCCGGCGCAGTTCGCCGAGCTGGAATGTCGCCCGGGCGACATGCTGCTCGCGCAAGACGCGCAAGGCGCCGGCGACGGCCCGCGGGAGGGCCTGCTTCACGAGGTCAGCGACGCGCGCAGCCGGGGCGAGCGTTTCGTCCTGCATGGCGGCCACCGCCACCGCCAACTCCCGGGTCCGCTGCTCCGCCTCGCCGGCCGCCGCGAGGTCCTGGGGCTTCGTGGCCCCGGCCCGCGTTTGCCGGATGCTGGCCCGCGCGGCTTCCAGCATGGCCTCTGCCTCGGTGCCGAGGGCCCGTGCCGCCTCCAGCACCTCGCACAGCTCGCGCTCCGCCGTCACCAGGCGGCGGATCGCCTTGTGCAACTGCACCGACGCGGTCGCGGGCTCGAAGGTCCGCCATTCGGCGCGCCAGCGCTCCGCCTCGTCGGCGGGCTCAGCCGCTACGTCCCGAAACGCCTCGCTTGCCGCCGCCCACGTTCTCGCGAGCCGCTCGCGCGCGGCCTCCACGAGGCGCAGGAGGGCACGAAGGGTGGCCGGGGTCACAGTCTTCTCTACGGTCTCCGTCTCCATCTTCATCTCCTCTCAGCGTCCCACTGCCGTGTTGAGCCGCCGGTGGACCCCGGCGGGAAGGCGAACGTCGACGTGGCCGCCGAGGGCCTCGATGAACCGGCCGTGCACGCCGGGGGGGAGAGTGACCTCCCTCGTTTCGTGCATTTCCTTCGACTGCGGATTCGCGCGAGCGTCCGCGGCGTGCTGCTCGAGCGTGCGTTGCC
The Candidatus Rokuibacteriota bacterium genome window above contains:
- a CDS encoding ISKra4 family transposase gives rise to the protein MGRRRVGGPRGDLLRGRQKGGLKEAFDAAVVAEIEALVGPGAVDGLDFEAIETAARRRALTVAARAVEQRLNADGSDHRGPTFPCDCGTAARYAGRRPKTFTTALGDLMLGRAYYYCDACESGFCPRDRALGLQDASLSPAVTRMVGLAAAMVSFAESSELMRELGGVPVDAKQVERTAEALGREIAQDERTGGEPSPPPAPTMSLGLDGTGVPMRASELQGREGKQPDGSAKTREVKLVTVWTAEARDDDGTPVRDAGSVTYSAAIESAASRDTDEEVSEFAQRTAREARRRGFDAAARRAVLGDGALWIWNLADEQFPGALQIVDLFHVKHYLSDVAKDIYGAKSALGAQWATQRHDELDEGQIDAVLAALGLHAQANDEARKGLDYLTRNRHRMRYPDFRAQGLCTSSGVVEAGCKVAIGTRLKRAGMHWTVAGADAIIALRCCKLSGRFEDFWERRAAAPAGAR
- a CDS encoding tyrosine-type recombinase/integrase, whose translation is MGAIFRPKYRDRNGQVRESAVWWIRFRQHGKTVRQSTDTEDERKARAFLREREGKVALNIPVSPTGDRLTLTDAATMLRNDYTANRRKSAATVEFRLLRLLAHFGATTRMSRLTTADVERYKAARLAEQAAPATINRELAALQRMASLAKAQHGLAAPFHVAKLEERNVRKGFFEPADFTAVCQHLRPELAGLARAAYLTGWRKAELRSRQWGHVDFAGGWLRLEPQETKNAEGRMFPLTPELRAVLEAQRARVESIQTKTARVVPWVFAGVGGGPVGDFKKAWATACIAAGLFRVEPVGEARDGEPPTTRKVPTRIFHDFRRSAVRNLIRAGIPETTAMALTGHLTASVFRRYAIVDEGMLRGAGAKLAAAAVLQQGKDTGRSGKVRAIRR